The following coding sequences lie in one Trichoderma breve strain T069 chromosome 1, whole genome shotgun sequence genomic window:
- a CDS encoding nmrA-like family domain-containing protein, with translation METVLIIGGTGAQGIPVIKALTSDGKYAVRVITRNAATSEAKLLAELPGVTIVEGDCYDESTLRNILPGVDRVFANTNGLAIGEMAEIYWGIRLYELSREFGVKHFVYASLPYASKIGNFNDKYRVGHCDSKARVAEYISAQPTSPMAWSIITSCLYMESLSEFLVPTYEPSDDMHVFALPLGQGRCPMITLDDNAAYVRWALDNPSQSNGLNLKVVTDNVTGDELAAAFSKVTGKKSVYRDVSLDEYFRLPIFPDPDAKMSSNPTSITVRKNFSGLWNSWKDDLWKWDYQVLDRILPTRTKSTEEWMVKTGYTGKAVPLLKDFIFADK, from the exons ATGGAAACtgttctcatcatcggcggAACTGGAGCCCAGGGAATCCCTGTCATTAAAG CATTGACGTCGGATGGTAAATATGCCGTACGAGTTATAACAAGAAACGCGGCTACATCGGAAGCCAAATTACTTGCAGAGCTACCCGGAGTTACGATTGTGGAAGGTGACTGCTATGACGAATCAACGCTCCGCAACATCCTCCCCGGCGTTGATCGTGTATTCGCCAATACTAATGGACTTGCAATCGGTGAAATGGCCGAGATATACTGGGGCATCCGCTTGTATGAGTTATCCCGAGAATTCGGTGTTAAGCACTTTGTTTACGCCAGCCTCCCTTATGCTTCTAAAATTGGCAACTTCAACGACAAGTACAGGGTGGGACACTGTGACAGCAAGGCTAGGGTTGCCGAATACATTTCTGCGCAGCCGACAAGTCCTATGGCCTGGTCGATAATAACGTCTTGTTTATACATGGAAAGCCTTTCGGAGTTTTTGGTGCCGACATATGAGCCGAGCGATGACATGCATGTGTTTGCATTGCCTCTTGGACAGGGCAGATGCCCAATGATAACGCTCGATGACAATGCGGCCTATGTCCGATGGGCGCTCGACAACCCATCACAAAGCAACGGACTTAACCTGAAGGTTGTGACAGATAACGTCACCGGTGATGAACTCGCCGCGGCATTTTCCAAAGTTACGGGGAAAAAGTCCGTCTACAGGGATGTTTCTCTTGATGAATATTTTCGCCTTCCCATTTTCCCTGATCCAGATGCTAAAATGTCCTCAAATCCTACCTCAATCACTGTTCGAAAAAACTTTTCTGGTCTCTGGAATAGTTGGAAGGACGATTTATGGAAGTGGGATTATCAAGTGTTGGATCGGATCTTGCCAACGCGAACTAAAAGCACGGAAGAGTGGATGGTGAAGACGGGCTATACAGGCAAAGCCGTACCACTTCTCAAAGATTTCATCTTTGCTGACAAATAA
- a CDS encoding pyoverdine/dityrosine biosynthesis protein domain-containing protein encodes MSILASKTIAINIVDVQDGHGFAVESQLGDFNRLALLEAQVKELTQWKRSISPAITSVSSSVSDSGSDSDTPSSELSLDTKELLPPPVSTGDVVKPSKAAARNNLPAKKPDMDMTSRILTIIQGYGHNEENAEGEQWLGRAKFVPRVQKHVDSNVPIELVLPAFPWKSVNKVEKVLGALPDLGEELALGRLQNLCEDIQEIYAPGAYVTITSDGLVYSDLVGISSEEVFEYGLNLRRMAEAKGYDRLKFMRIMNLVGVSDSITLTKEEYVSRVDESRRMLVEKYMPKGFDAREAIANDPDINLTYCGYIIFLNKDLRYSPVTANVTTKGEYKRTVKRVASDMITRGKAFAAAIDDNFPDHVRLSIHRSTGTNKLSFPLIPQPSHFSMTPWHCCLAVTSKGQFRTAHAIELRESFDVIEQNGRPYYYRDRSDVWKWDVPVEFEVFYPRGLYIRAKAAEGEAAPKIGPNELAKIKKLSKGFSPVIPMGFA; translated from the exons ATGTCTATTTTGGCTTCGAAAACTATTGCCATCAACATTGTTGATGTGCAAGACGGCCATGGTTTTGCCGTCGAATCTCAGCTTGGAGACTTCAACCGTTTAGCCCTTCTGGAGGCTCAAGTCAAAGAGCTTACACAGTGGAAGCGATCAATCAGCCCAGCAATCACTTCTGTCTCATCCAGTGTTTCAGATTCTGGATCAGATTCTGATACCCCCTCTTCAGAACTATCACTTGATACAAAGgaacttcttcctcctcccgtTTCTACTGGCGACGTCGTCAAGCCTTCAAAGGCTGCGGCAAGAAATAACCTCccagcaaagaagccagaTATGGATATGACATCTCGTATTTTGACCATCATCCAAGGATACGGTCATAATGAAGAGAATGCTGAAGGCGAGCAATGGCTGGGTCGTGCAAAGTTTGTTCCACGCGTTCAAAAGCACGTTGACAGCAATGTACCAATCGAGCTTGTCCTGCCTGCATTCCCCTGGAAGAGTGTGAACAAGGTGGAAAAGGTTCTTGGAGCTTTGCCCGATTTGGGTGAGGAGCTAGCCCTGGGTCGTCTCCAGAATCTCTGCGAGGATATCCAAGAAATTTACGCCCCTGGAGCTTACGTGACCATTACTTCAGACGGTCTTGTCTACAGCGACTTGGTGGGTATTTCGAGCGAGGAAGTTTTTGAATACGGCTTGAACCTGCGACGTATGGCTGAGGCGAAGGGCTATGACCGTCTCAAGTTTATGCGAATCATGAACCTCGTTGGCGTCAGCGACAGCATTACACTGACCAAGGAGGAGTATGTCAGCCGCGTCGATGAATCCCGCAGGATGCTCGTGGAAAAATACATGCCCAAGGGATTCGATGCTCGTGAGGCCATCGCCAACGACCCAGATATCAACCTCACATATTGCGGctacatcatcttcctcaacaagGATTTACGCTACAGCCCTGTAACGGCCAATGTTACCACCAAGGGAGAGTATAAGCGAACGGTTAAGCGAGTTGCCAGCGACATGATTACCCGTGGCAAG GCCTTTGCCGCTGCTATTGACGACAACTTTCCCGACCACGTTCGTCTGTCTATCCACCGATCCACCGGTACCAACAAGCTGTCTTTCCCTCTGATCCCTCAGCCGAGCCATTTCTCCATGACCCCGTGGCATTGCTGTCTTGCGGTCACTTCCAAGGGCCAGTTCCGCACCGCTCACGCCATTGAGTTGCGCGAATCATTTGATGTCATTGAGCAAAACGGACGGCCTTACTATTACCGCGACCGGTCAGATGTGTGGAAGTGGGATGTGCCTGTTGAGTTTGAGGTTTTCTACCCTAGAGGCCTGTATATCCGAGCGAAGGCAGCAGAGGGTGAAGCTGCGCCAAAGATTGGTCCTAATGAACTTGCCAAGATTaagaagctgagcaaagGATTTTCGCCTGTTATTCCCATGGGTTTTGCTTAG
- a CDS encoding major facilitator superfamily domain-containing protein, which translates to MDNSADNSVVDPEKTEAVSSEETSSSPPSPAMEPTSTSRWTAYLQILAGHLMIFDTFGYIGSWGLFQSYYISTLGRSQSDISWIGSIQLLLVFFVGTFSGRSLDAGYLRITLAIGICVGLGDGLIFCPMISLISTYYDDKNRALAVSFAAAGAATGGMVFPAIAKQLLPRLGEPWSVRVMGFVFVFNSAITLLVVKPRVAARKSGPLVEWTAFKELPYSLYAIGIFLTLWGLYFAYYYISVFGSHVIHVPPDQSFYLIIAINGIGIPGRIFPAWFAARVIGNALHVLIPLTFGAGVLLYFWRLVHSYSGLLAWIIVYGFFANAVQSLFVGSVGSLTKDRQKMGVRVGMIFTIVSFACLTGPPIAGALIDLRGGDFLYAQIFGGTAVVLGSCVLTAAAIVSNRETILDAKE; encoded by the exons ATGGACAACTCGGCAGACAACTCGGTTGTCGACCCCGAGAAGACCGAGGCTGTCTCCTCGGAAGAAACATCGTCAAGCCCTCCCTCCCCGGCGATGGAACCAACATCTACTTCCAGATGGACTGCCTATCTCCAGATATTAGCTGGCCACTTGATGATCTTTGATACCTTTGGCTATATTGGATCTTGGGGCCTCTTTCAATCCTATTACATTTCTACCTTGGGCCGTTCACAATCCGACATATCTTGGATTGGCAGCATCCAACTGTTactcgtcttcttcgtcggcaCCTTTTCGGGGCGCAGTCTCGATGCAGGATATCTCCGTATCACATTAGCCATAG GCATCTGCGTTggtcttggagatggactcATCTTTTGTCCGATGATCTCTCTCATTAGCACATACTACGATGACAAGAACAGGGCTTTGGCCGTTtcctttgctgctgccggcgCTGCCACCGGTGGAATGGTATTCCCTGCCATTGCTAAGCAGCTACTCCCGCGTCTTGGAGAACCTTGGTCGGTGCGTGTGATGGGGTTTGTTTTTGTGTTCAACTCGGCAATTACTCTGCTCGTCGTGAAACCAAGAGTGGCGGCAAGAAAGTCTGGCCCTCTTGTTGAATGGACAGCTTTTAAGGAGCTCCCTTACTCACTCTATgccattggcatcttcttaACCCTCTGGGGTCTCTACTTTGCCTACTACTAT ATTTCAGTATTCGGCTCCCACGTTATCCACGTTCCACCCGATCAGTCTTTTtacctcatcatcgccatcaacggTATCGGAATTCCGGGACGCATCTTTCCAGCTTGGTTTGCAGCCCGCGTCATCGGCAATGCACTACATGTGCTGATTCCTCTTACATTTGGTGCAGGAGTGCTTTTGTACTTCTGGAGGCTGGTACACTCATACTCAGGCCTCTTGGCATGGATCATTGTCTACGGTTTCTTTGCAAATGCCGTGCAGAGTCTCTTTGTGGGCAGTGTGGGTAGCTTAACCAAAGACCGTCAAAAGATGGGCGTGCGGGTTGGTATGATTTTCACCATTGTCAGCTTTGCTTGTCTCACTGGTCCACCTATTGCTGGAGCGCTGATTGATCTTCGTGGTGGCGATTTTCTCTACGCTCAGATCTTTGGTGGAACCGCTGTAGTTCTTGGATCATGCGTTCTTACCGCGGCTGCTATTGTCAGTAATCGTGAAACCATTCTGGATGCAAAGGAATAA
- a CDS encoding protein kinase domain-containing protein, translating to MSSESSEAQPAPRADAVTFARFSAANTAAIHLLDNIRSELSPSSLKRYGNTIGYQLSIPLLASNHDSKDVWRIGAGPSTAIIERKLDHLKPDILLCPPDGSLSATLARQFIKDLHATIHFHAKSGVLMLKTTSSRPVTYEHGDMDHTDLELALRRIPSCVMRRSHNFIRFGDYRFVLEFIAQDQGEDSIKTHPSSYRGLYPSPALNPAPMTHSKTSFNVWLHNKIPDTSITSGVNIYTGEPVAVKQLHNKTALLPYTSNRLQVARQYDERRDRGVLGIIDVWCEHNISPPCFSNRLEKVDDDSCERTFYSVPLAKNNFRDLPWVNIAYEKRLALFYQTLLGLAELHQQNITHGDILPESLLIFTEPESTIKTQSPPGRAVISINMRKRKTKPDPSVCVAPEIWSSRSEQNGDLDEAKLDIWALAASWLFAFTVPPKNMKIRIQSYGGLKATLDTQSKKGLIKEPLVLLLRQMLAWEPQDRPSAADALADEVWDPIRDKMQEEEDSKKRKRLDMMQSVDGGDKRVRVLSPDPDE from the coding sequence ATGTCGAGCGAATCATCAGAAGCGCAACCGGCGCCTCGCGCTGATGCCGTGACTTTTGCCcgcttctctgctgccaatACAGCTGCCATTCATCTCCTGGACAATATTCGATCTGAACTGTCACCTTCATCCCTCAAACGCTACGGAAACACAATCGGCTACCAGCTGTCAATACCGCTATTAGCCAGCAATCATGACTCCAAAGACGTCTGGCGAATAGGCGCCGGTCCATCCACAGCAATCATCGAGAGGAAACTGGATCACCTGAAGCCAGACATTCTATTATGCCCACCAGATGGATCACTCAGTGCCACATTGGCGCGTCaatttattaaagatttACATGCAACCATTCACTTTCACGCAAAATCAGGTGTGCTGATGCTCAAGACAACATCCAGTCGACCCGTCACATATGAGCACGGCGATATGGACCACACAGACTTGGAGCTTGCTTTGCGCAGGATACCAAGCTGCGTCATGCGACGGAGCCATAATTTTATACGGTTTGGCGATTATCGCTTTGTTCTTGAATTCATCgctcaagatcaaggcgaGGACAGTATCAAGACGCATCCAAGCAGTTATCGTGGACTCTACCCTTCACCAGCCCTCAACCCCGCCCCGATGACACACTCCAAGACCTCTTTCAACGTCTGGCTACACAACAAGATACCCGATACATCAATAACATCAGGCGTCAATATTTACACTGGAGAACCAGTCGCCGTCAAGCAGCTACACAACAAAACAGCACTCCTACCATACACCAGCAACCGACTCCAGGTCGCTCGTCAGTACGACGAGAGGCGAGACAGAGGTGTGCTCGGCATCATAGATGTATGGTGCGAACATAACATCTCCCCTCCCTGCTTTTCCAATCGGCTCGAGAAAGTCGATGACGATAGCTGCGAGCGGACATTCTATTCTGTGCCTCTAGCGAAGAATAATTTTCGCGATCTGCCATGGGTAAATATCGCATACGAAAAACGTCTTGCATTATTTTACCAGACATTATTGGGCCTAGCTGAGCTACACCAGCAAAATATTACTCACGGAGACATTCTACCAGAGTcccttctcatcttcactgAACCCGAATCTACAATAAAGACCCAATCCCCTCCTGGGAGAGCGGTTATTTCCATCAACATGCGAAAACGAAAGACGAAGCCAGACCCGAGTGTTTGCGTAGCGCCCGAGATTTGGAGTAGTCGGAGTGAGCAGAATGGAGATCTGGACGAGGCCAAACTTGACATTTGGGCACTTGCAGCCTCAtggctttttgcttttaccGTCCCTCCGAAGAACATGAAGATAAGAATACAGTCATATGGCGGCTTAAAGGCGACACTGGATACCCAGTCCAAAAAGGGACTAATAAAGGAACCACTAGTACTACTATTACGGCAAATGTTGGCATGGGAGCCTCAGGATCGTCCGAGTGCAGCAGACGCTCTTGCAGATGAAGTGTGGGATCCCATCCGGGACAAGAtgcaggaagaggaggacagcaagaagcggaagcgaTTGGACATGATGCAGAGTGTTGACGGCGGAGACAAGAGAGTCAGAGTGCTTTCGCCTGATCCAGATGAATAA